A region of the Conger conger chromosome 6, fConCon1.1, whole genome shotgun sequence genome:
acacaccactgcacacacaagcttgcacatacacagaacacacacacacacacacacacacatgcacacacacaagcatgcacatacacagaacatacaccactgcacacacatacacacacacacacacacacagaacacacaccactgcacacacacacacacacacacatgcacacacacaagcatgcacatacacagaacatacaccactgcacacacacacacacacacagaacacaccactgcacacacacgtacacacacacaaacacacagaacacacaccactgcacacctCCAGCTCTCCTCGTTAGAAACGACGCAGCAAGCAGACAGGATATGACCTCccttttttaataaaagttTACACCTTTCTCCCGCGTCTACAGTCTCAGGAAAAGGCAATTGCACAAAGTACAGTCAGGTGGTACACATTCCAATAGTGTGGCCCTCGGCTAATAGTAATGAAATAACTGACAATAATAAGAAAACCAGCAGGCTTATTTTTCCCCCAGTGTTGTAAAGTAAAGGACGGACAGTGTGTCGGTTTAAGATGGCAATGGCCCACATCGATGTTGAAATGCTGTCCCATCTATCGACTGAATATGCACCACAAGTGCACGGATCTTATTACTAATGAACAGAGCGTTTAAATccatcatttaaaatataaatcgCGAGATGCTTCTCGCCTATGAAAGTGCAAGGGCATAGCCCTGGAGAGACCCACCAGCTGAGACGTTGTTTTATTCACCGGCCACTCACCGCATGCCTCTGAGCCAATGAGCCTCTACGGTGTACGCATATAGGCCAATCAGAGGCAGGTGAGTTGTTGGTGACtggtgtaaaaaaacaacaactcctGATAAGGTTTGTGGATGGTGTCAGAGACTGAGGCCAGGTCCACACAGCTTATTTTAGCACATTTACGGCCCTCGTAGCTTCACAAATCTGTGTAAAcgaccaaaaagaaaaatgtctaaTACATGATTAGTTATTTATGGCACTCAACGAGAGCTGCGACAGCTTCTACCTAATCGCTGACGGAGGATTTCAAGATGCAAAGGTTTGGAATCGTGTGACAGAACAAGAGCATTCCTATTAACTTCCGAAACAAGATTTGTTAACACTTTTACATTTATAGCAGTAATAAAATTAAACCCCCACGATAACATCCAAGCCCCCGTCTTGCTATTATAAAGCTAATCATTTGTTTATAGCTACCTTTATAAACTTGTAATGACACACTGGTGAAGGTGTTAAGAACCTCACGCACAGCCATTGTTACACTAAACATCGTGTTGGTTAGAAGTTAACCAGGATGCCACTTGACCTGGAGCAGTATTTACACAAGTTTTGTTCTTTACTcctggggaagaaatgtgttttggcACAGTTTGACATGGTAATGCTGTTACCAGAGCTGCCCGCGGAGACATGCTTGACCCGCGCAAACATAGCGAAAAAAAGAGCTATTTTCTGAAGAGCAGTGGTTCAACTGGGAGCCAACAGCCCACTGGATAACCCATACGTTCTGACTCACCGCTTATTAATAACGGATAATAATTCCTTATATGGGGCTTTTTCCCCATCAGCCGGtgactcaaagcactttacagtgacgTGGGGGAAACTCTCCTCAGCCGCCATCGATGTGCAGCGCCCATCCGGGTGACgcaatggcggccattttgctgaGGTGCGAGTTCTTGTTTTTGCTGATTGgaaatgttaaaatgcagaAGGGGCGGCGGGTAAATGACTGATGCGTATTACATCGCCAGGGTAGCCCCGCCcaccacacagtcacagagcacagagtgggtgagagatcaataaaatacattaatttagatCCCAGGTAATTAACCTACTTTGATGTTAATTACTGCAGATTTGTACGATGGAGCCTGGAGTGGACGTCAGTGCCATGGCTGTCGGTTActaaagtacagtactgtttcTTTTCTTCCAAACATTCTACCCTCGGTGTGTTTTGACGTGGTACAAATACAACGACCTGTATACACTCCTCCTCGTCAGTAGATACAAATACACTGGAACCCTTTTTCCATGGTAGTGCAGTCAAAGGAGCCCAGAGTCCTTCAGCTGGCCTGCAGTGTCTTCAGACAGAGGAGCCCAGAGTCCTTCAGCTGGCCTGCAGTGTCTTCAGACAGAGGAGCCCAGAGCCCGTCAGCAGGTCTGCAGTGTCTTTCCACAGAGCTCCACTCCCCACCCACAATTTTCACTTCTCAagttattcttcttctttttttccggACATATCTTACAAGCCGTGTTTGACACAGCCGAATATCTTCTTAAAAACTCATGTAACAGCTACAAAAGTATCCATATTTACAGGTAATAAAAGGTGAAAGAGTTTGTCTTCTCTGTACATGGTGTCAGATCTccgtctctcctctcctgtttgTGAGCTCCAGGTGTGCGTCggacctgagagacagagagggacagagacagagaggagagagaggagagagagagggagagagaggagagagagagggagagagggagagagagaggagagacagagggagagagggagacagagaggagagaggagagagacagagacagagagagacagacagaaagagacagaagtcaaaggagagagatagaggagagagagggagagagaggagagagagggggagagagggagagagagaggagagacagagggagacagagaggagagagacagagagacagagagagacagacagaaagacagaagtcaaaggagagagagagatagaggagagagagaggagagagagaggagaactgTGAAGGGCTGTGTGATATGAGTAAAACGTGATATAAGATAACATTATCATGACAATATGATGATAAATAAACGAATATTGAAGCGTGCACAGTTTTAAGGTCTTTCTGTCTTTAAGGTACACTGCTAAAATAGACCACAGACAACGAACAGTCTATGTCCACAGAAtaggaaagaaaaacattatttcccaAAAAATTGAACAAATTGAACATGAACAGCCactcaatttaacagaacatcagtttaaatattattaatcgcagttcaagcagtcttttgcaATGTGTATATCTTGCAGATTCATATCTCGATGATGATAAATATACGATATATCGTGCGTGTACCGCCACATCACAGTGAACCCCGAAAATGACAGGGACCTCACCGGTCCTCAATGCGTtctaatgtacagtacatcccCCCTCAGGTAAATGTTACGCTGATTATTTTACAGGCGCCCAAATCTGTTACTGTGCTGATAACTGTGCATCTCACTCTCAGACCCTGTCCCTCAAACCACAGCCCTCAAgagctgcttttccaccctccctttacctgagagtcaggtgtgttcaccctccctttacctgggagtcaggtgtgttcaccctccctttacctgggagtcaggtgtgttccaccctccctttacctgggagtcaggtgtgttcaccctccctttacctgggagtcaggtgtgatcaccctccctttacctgggagtcaggtgtgatcaccctccctttacctgggagtcaggtgtgttcaccctccctttacctgggagtcaggtgtgttcaccctccctttacctgggagtcaggtgtgatcaccctccctttacctgggagttaggtgtcaATCCAGTCTAATTGTTCACTTAAATTACACAGGAGGAAAGGGCCAGGACCAGATTtagatttgaggtccagatttgactATCCCTGATCGAGGGTAAAACAAGAGTCCTGTGTAAAGAGTCACGGCCTGCATTCTGCCCAGTGGCCTCCAGATGGCAGCACTATCATGGTCTATGGGAGAAGAGTCTCTTTACCTGCGCTGTCAggtcaggggagaggagagagagagccacactCTCAGGTGAAGAGACTGCgaagagacggagagggagggagagagagggggggagagagagaaagagggagagagagagggagggagagagcgagagagcgagagggagggagagagagggagagagaaatcagCAAGTGAAAGGCTTTACTCATgtcatgcatttaaatgaatgtcaTGTAATATGAAAACCCTCCATAATATGAAAATTaggttatttacatttacattgcaatttgccttactgtcacctctgaccactctctacctaataaagtgatcacagaGTGTATTTAAGTACATTTCACTATATATTTAGCCAATTGGAAGTACACTAATAAATGTACTGTCAAGTTACAGACTCAGTGGAATGTCACTCCAATCCTGACAAAGCTCTAAACTTCTAAAGAGTTCTAAAGCATTCTAAAGTGTTCTAGACAGTTCTACATTGTTCTAAAGTGTTCTAGACAGTTCTACATTGTTCTAAAGTGTTCTAGACAGTTCTACATTGTTCTAAAGCGTTCTAAAGTGTTCTAGACAGTTCTACGTTGTTCTAAAGCGTTCTAAAGTGTTCTAGACAGTTCCACGTTGTTCTAAAGCGTTCTAAAGTGTTCTAGACAGTTCCACGTTGTTCTAAAGCGTTCTAAAGTGTTCTAGACAGTTCTACGTTGTTCTAAAGCGTTCTAAAGTGTTCTAGACAGTTCCACGTTGTTCTAAAGCGTTCTAAAGTGTTCTAGACAGTTCCACGTTGTTCTAAAGCGTTCTAAAGTGTTCTAGACAGTTCTACGTTGTTCTAAAGCGTTCTAAAGTGTTCTAGACAGTTCTACGTTGTTCTAAAGCGTTCTAAAGTGTTCTAGACAGTTCTACATTGTGCTAAAGTGTTCTAGACAGTTCTACGTTGTTCTAAAGCGTTCTAAAGTGGTCTAGACAGTTCTACGTTGTTCTAAAGCGTTCTAAAGTGTTCTAGACAGTTCTACGTTGTTCTAAAGCGTTCTAAAGTGTTCTAGACAGTTCTACATTGTGCTAAAGTGTTCCAGACAGTTCCACATTGTTCTAAAGTGTTCTAGACAGTTCCACATTGTTCTAAAGTGTTCTAGACAGTTCTACATTGTGCTAAAGTGTTCTAGACAGTTCCACGTTGTTCTAAAGCGTTCTAGACAGTTCCACGTTGTTCTAAAGTGTTCTAGACAGTTCCACGTTGTTCTAAAGCGTTCTAAAGTGTTCTAGACAGTTCCACGTTGTTCTAAAGCGTTCTAAAGTGTTCTAGACAGTTCCACGTTGTTCTAAAGCGTTCTAAAGTGTTCTAGACAGTTCCACATTGTTCTAAAGCGTTCTAAAGTGTTCTAGACAGTTCCACGTTGTTCTAAAGCGTTCTAAAGTGTTCTAGACAGTTCCACGTTGTTCTAAAGCGTTCTAAAGTGTTCTAGACAGTTCCACGTTGTTCTAAAGCGTTCTAAAGCGTTCTAGACAGTTCCACGTTGTTCTAAAGCGTTCTAAAGCGTTCTAGACAGTTCCACGTTGTTCTAAAGCGTTCTAAAGTGTTCTAGACAGTTCCACGTTGTTCTAAAGCGTTCTAAAGTGTTCTAGACAGTTCCACGTTGTTCTAAAGCGTTCTAAAGCGTTCTAGACAGTTCCACGTTGTTCTAAAGCGTTCTAAAGCGTTCTAGACAGTTCCACGTTGTTCTAAAGCGTTCTAAAGTGTTCTAGACAGTTCCACGTTGTTCTAAAGCGTTCTAAAGTGTTCTAGACAGTTCCACGTTGTTCTAAAGCGTTCTAAAGTGTTCTAGACAGTTCCACGTTGTTCTAAAGCGTTCTAAAGTGTTCTAGACAGTTCCACATTGTTCTAAAGCGTTCTAAAGCGTTCTAGACAGTTCCACGTTGTTCTAAAGCGTTCTAAAGTGTTCTAGACAGTTCCACATTGTTCTAAAGCGTTCTAAAGCGTTCTAGACAGTTCCACGTTGTTCTAAAGCGTTCTAAAGCGTTCTAGACAGTTCCACGTTGTTCTAAAGCGTTCTCTCACCAGCTTGCGCGCACAGCTTCGATGTCGCTCACCAGATTCTGTGCCAAACAAATACCGAAAAtctgaaaaagaagaaacaaacaTTATGTATCAACTAActaaatgccctttttaaccaACCTTACCTCactttctgttaaaaaaaaaaaaacatcctgaagcatccatccatccatccattatctgaacccgcccatcctgaacagggtcgcaggggggctggagcccatcccagcacacactgggcgaaaggcaggaatacaccctggacgggtcgccagtccatcgcagggcacacacaccattcactcacacactcatacctatgggcaatatagactctccaatcagcctaacgtgcatgtctttggactgtgggaggaaaccggagtacccggaggaaacccacgcagacacggggagaacatgcaaactccgcacagagaggccccggccgacggggattcgaacccaggacctccttgctgtgaggcggcagtgctacccactgcaccatccgtgccgcctcctgAAGCATCAttgtataaatattatatatcttTATCAAGATGTAGCACTATTGCTGAAAGAACCTGAAGGAACTTCCAACCAGTCCATCAACAATCTTGTGGTGCAATATTCCTTCAGTGTTTGGAGTGATTTTTTATCAATCCCCTGCtaaagaaaaacagctcaagctaggttttgaaacagtgggtagctcagacaagctaccagcactagctggttgaccagctcataaccagctagaccagctttatgaccaacttgaccatgccagttgaccagctcatacccagctagaccagctttatgaccagcttggccatgctggttgaccagctcatacccagctagacagcttcatgaccagcttggccatgctggttgaccagctcataaccagttagaccagcttcatgaccagcttggccatgccagttgaccagctcatacccagctagaccagctttatgaccagcttggccatgctggttgaccagctcatacccagctagaccagcttcatgaccagcttggtcatgctggttgaccagctcatacccagctagaccagcttcatgaccagcttggccatgctggttgaccagctcataaccagttagaccagcttcatgaccagcttggtcatgctggttgaccagctcatacccagctagaccagcttcatgaccagcttggccatgctggttgaccggctcatacccagctagaccagctttatgaccagcttggtcatgccacACCCTCTCACCTGTAAGAGTGCGATTCCGATGAAGATTCCCGCCACCACCGTCAGGTTCTCCTGGAGCCACTTCTCGAACTGCGGAACGCAGCCTTTGATGTAGATGAACATCTTCTGTTCTGAGTCCTGAAGGCACACATCGTCACGGGAACACAGGCTTAGaaatgcagccaatcagaggtggCCATGGCCAAGGAATCTTCCAGATTTTAGTCCGTTTTAGTCCATATGAGGCCAAGGCACCAATtcaatatatacagtgtatactGATTTGTTCAAGTGGTAAACACTTGATATACAGATACGCTGTCTATTGATATTAGAAACACCGCcttgaaaacaaaagaacacGTCTGctcatgaaaaatgtaatttaaacatCAAACAAATACATAGACATTGACATATAAAAtggcagttaaaaataaaaacatttcctgaAGCGCCATTCTTCTGTGCGTTTTATGGGCGGGAACTAGCCTTTGAGAGTCTCTCCGTTAGTAATCAACAAGATGCCAGCCCTGCTTTGGGGTTTAAATTAAACAGGCAAAATGGCCAACAATTCTCCAGATATCATGCTCTAGAGCAGCCAACAAATCCAGattcagccctggttttcttttctccctggtaattagctgaacaattagtgctcccgaattggccagactgtcttcacacctgactcccaggtaaagggagggtggagaaccagcagttctcagccctcgagaCTGTGATTTTAGGATCCCTGCTCTAGAGAAGAGGCAGGATTGTGAGAGGTAATGTGTGCAGGatgaccactagagggcagtgtaAGATTCTTGAGGCTCAAAGCAGCTCTGAGCATGCTGGGCTCACCTCTTTAGCTCGAATGTCGTAGCCACACTGGGTGTTGATGACATCCTCCTGGGAAAACAAAATAtgctacattacatcacattacattacattattgtaatTGTGTAAGATGCTCTTATcgagagcgatgtacagttaattagactaagcaggagacaatcctcccctggagcaatgcagggttaagggccttgctcaagggcccaacggctgtgcggatcttattgtggctgcaccgggattagaaccgccgaccttgcgtgtcccagtcacgtaccttaaccacaacgctacaggccgcccttatgtcagacagggcagggggcggggcgtgcagggggcggggtcagacagggcagggggcaggtcagacagggcagggggcggggcgtgCAGGGGGCAGGTCAGACAGGGCAGGGGGCGGGTCAGACAGGGCAGGTGGCGGGTGAGACGGGGCAGGGGGCGGGTCAgacagggcagggggcaggTCAGACGGAGCAGGGGGCAGGTGAGAcggggcagggggcaggtgaGACGGGGCAGGGGGCGGGCGTACAGGGGGCAGGTCAGGGGTTATGTACCGCAGGGTCCTTGGTGCAGCAGGAGAAGGGCACTCCACACTTCTCCCGGCTGGGGTTGGTATCAGTGCAGTTAAAATAGATGTTCAGGTTCCAGTCATCAGCACCAAAGGCCCCACAGCACTCCCACTGCaagagtacacacacattatacacacacacacacacacacacatacacattatacacatacacccatacaaacacacacgcttaGTTCCCAGCAGAGGAACGCAAACCGCAGCTCGTACTCTGATAGGCTgtctgagggagagggggaggagtccTCATTCAGAGAGCCTCTGATTGGCCCTGATATTGACACAGATTCtcaaaaatctaaatctaaatattagaaaaaataataactaaAAAGAAGTAAGCAGAGCTAAGCGCCCCAGTACAGCAGCCATCGACTGCAGCTGACACCTGCAGTCTCATTTCACTGACAGTGCcgcatcagagagagagagggagggagagagagagagggagagagagagagagagggagagatagagacagtgAAGACTGCTGACTGCACACAAATACCCCAAGAGCCAATTCAGCATTCTGATCCGCTAGGTGAAGGGcactctgggaaatgtagttctctGTCATGTACATTCCtcagcattttttcattttagtcgCTAATTTTTGTCTTCAGCACCAAAGAATCACTAGTTATGTTTTCTTTCTATTGTAATACAcagtatgtttttgtatttcactATTGCTGCTGTACGTAAGAACTGCAGCAGGCCCAGAAGGTGgacaaaagataaataaaatcaacaaaatcaaaacaaatacaaatgtcatATGTGCATTTAAGAGTCAATGTTTTCACCAAGAAAAAATGTTATTGACTGTGCTCCAGTTTTAATAATTCCTTTTTGCGCGGTCCCTTTTGGCAGTTTagtttgaataataatatttaacttAGCTCATTAATATCCCAGAGGTTACTCATTCATACACAGTTTAAATTGAACCGACATACAGAATgtacatattaaatattaacatgtTTATGTGTTATGAATTAGTAAGAAGCAGAGGATCTTTCCTTTCTGCCTATTAGCTTCTTTAATTTGCTTTTACTCAGTCTTACACAAGCACCTACTAATGAACAAGTGCTGTTGCTGATTGATGCATCGTCTTTCCAACTCTTGCCCATTGTGATTGCCCATTGCGATCGCCAGGGACTGGGGAGGAATGTGTGAaactaaattaaacaaaaacaacaaacaacaaaaacagctcTCATGGCAGAGAGCGTGGGCCTCTTACGTATTCCTGGGTGAAGTCGATGAGGTTCTGCAGGTCGATGTCGTCACGGTAGGCCctaatgttgttgttgatgaaGAAGTTGAGCTGGTCTTTGATCCAGTCTTTAAAGACGAAGGCCAGGACACCGGCGGTCAGCTCCAGGAAGAAGATTATCCCCAGGAACACCGAGAACTGGAAGGCGCCCCGGAAAACAAGCCAAGTTAACCCCCAAACCGGGTCAAGAGAGACGCACATCCCCGGTCGCATTCCACAGCCGTGCATGACTGTTCAGCTGGGAAACAAACGTGACTGTTTTTCCTTTAACCACATCAATTCAACAACCCCATTATCTTAAGAAAACCCGTGCTTTTGTCTGAAACGACCCTAACACGGCGTCTCAGATTCTCGATTAGCGCAAGATGAAACAAGTTCCAATTTCAGTTTGGTTCCAAAACCCCTCCCGGCGGTACAGAGCTGCCGCTGTACTCtgtaacagagagagaagatTACATTTGCGTTGAGTCACAGAAGCGTTCTTATGCTTGGCCGTGTCTTGGTGTGCAGTGCCAATTTAAAAATGTCTCGGGTCCAAGCTTAAACACGAGAGCAATTACAGCGAAAGCTGAAAGCCGCAATCACGTTTTTGGCAAAAGGGAGTTTAAACTCTATGGTCTTTAAACAGACGGTCATATCCATGGTCTTTAAACAGACGGTCATATCCATGGTCTTTAAACTGACGGTCATATCCATGGTCTTTAAACTGACGGTCATGTCCATTATGTTTAAACTGATGGTCATATCCATGGTCTTTAAACACACGGTCATATCCATGGTCTTTAAACAGACGGTCATATCCATGGTCTTTAAACACACGGTCATATCCATGGTCTTTAAACAGACAGTCATATCCATGGTCTTTAAACAGACGGTCATATCCATGGTCTTTAAACAGACGGTCATGTCCATGGTCTTTAAACTGACGGTCATGTCCATTATGTTTAAACAGACGGTCAAATCCATGGTCTTTAAACTGACGGTCATGTCCATTATGTTTAAACAGACGGTCATATCCATGGTCTTTAAACAGACGGTCATATCCATGGTCTTTAAAGTGACGGTGATGTCCATTATGTTTAAACTGATGGTCATATCCATGGTCTTTAAACAGACGGTCATATCCATGGTCTTTAAACACACGGTCATATCCATGGTCTTTAAACTGACGGTCATATCCATGGTCTTTAAACTGACGGTCATGTCCATGGTCTTTAAACAGACGGTCATATCCATGGTCTTTAAACTGACGGTCATGTCCATGGTCTTTAAACAGACGGTCATGTCCATGGTCTTTAAACAGACGGTCATATCCATGGTCTTTAAACACACGGTCATATCCATGGTATTTAAACTGATGGTCATATCTATGGTCTTTAAACAGATGGTCATATCTATGGTCTTTAAACAGACGGTCATATCCATGGTCTTTAAACACACGGTCATATCCATGGTTTTTAAACTGACGGTCATGTCCATTATGTTTAAACAGACGGTCATATCCATGGTCT
Encoded here:
- the LOC133130159 gene encoding tetraspanin-5-like, whose translation is MSGKHYKAHEVSCCIKYFIFGFNIIFWLLGVAFLGIGLWAWSEKGVLSNISSITDLGGFDPVWLFLVVGGVMFILGFAGCIGALRENTFLLKFFSVFLGIIFFLELTAGVLAFVFKDWIKDQLNFFINNNIRAYRDDIDLQNLIDFTQEYWECCGAFGADDWNLNIYFNCTDTNPSREKCGVPFSCCTKDPAEDVINTQCGYDIRAKEDSEQKMFIYIKGCVPQFEKWLQENLTVVAGIFIGIALLQIFGICLAQNLVSDIEAVRASCLFT